TAATGgtaatatagagaatactacatggcttgctgtgtcgtaccagatttacacgatttttttttaaatattgaactgcgagcgaaagcgagttgttcactatttaaaaaagcaacgagtgtaaatctggtacgaaacagcaagccatgtagtattctgtttatccaacatacttttactgaaaatgtcctgcagtcgaggcagctaaattgaagacgcttgttttggaacctcgatctcttctgaagcctcgtgcaatctattacgtcaaagtaaagaaacgtcactcaaaaagtgtggcgtgacgtgttagttctaaaaattcatcgagggtaattagcgagcgcaattttgttttctataatgacgtttgtctcggtgactttggcatcataagcagtagAAAAACAGGTCcatgccagacttgcttgacatgacctcatttacatgatatacacacgtctgatttgaacgattattatctcacgagtgtctctctcacgtatgtaggataaacaacAAAACTACTAGTAATATTGATAATTAATTAAGTTATTGAGACTTCACAGTGCGCTACGAGGTTTATAGAGCACATGGAGAAAATGagttattgaacgaagcgcgcAAAGTTCAACAattaattttctcgatttgctctataaatctttTAGTgcactgtgattgtttcaataacgatattatCAGTATATTAGAACGTTTGACAAGGCACTTTTTTCTGCGGGTGTTTGGATACATGCTGTCGAGTTAGATctacttctgtgtgtgtgtcggctTTGCAAAAATTCGGGGGTATTGACGGTTTAATCGCCGACCATGCATTTTACGATTTGATAACCCTCTGCACCGTTTTATCGATTAGCAACTTACAGTATGAGTTACAGTTAGGCTAAATGTACCCGTGAGCATGCAGTTTCACTTTAGTATTCAGTTAATTAttggttaaaaacaaaaatacatgtaGGCTACCTAAATGTTCCATGCTCCCCAAAAATGAACGACCCCCAAGCAACTGAGTGACGTCCCCTGATGTCAAAGTGACACGTTGGTTCCCTCattcgcaaagagagagagagagagagagagagagagagagagagagagagagagagagagagagagagagggtagagaaagagatgagaaagagagagagagagagagagagagacggagagacggagagagagcgagagagagagagagagagagagagagggagagagggaaacgTGAGCGGtaggggggggtgtgtgtgtgtgtgtgtgtgttagagaaaCAGATAGGCAGGCAGACACTATCATTACaaccccggtataggggtgtgtataggtttcggtcgatgtgtttgtttgtgtgtttgtgtgtttgtgttcgcatatagatctcaagaatgaacggaccgatcgtcaccaaacttggtgaacaggttctatacattcctgagacggtccttacaaaaattgggaccagtcaaacacacggttagggagttattggtggattaaaattatacaaggacttatagagggacatcttaatggtcaaagggaaataaccattctcactcagtcactgccaccaactgagaaggttatttctcgttgacgggggtgttttttttctacctcggaggaatttcttgttgataACAGTTTCATTTGTAACAACATATTTTTCTGCTACCTATATTTTCTGCAGCTCGAAGAACACAACCCGGTGACCAAAATCTTGTTCCGTCAAGGAGTAACCTCTCACACAACGATGACGTCATGAGACATCAAGCCGCATCGGGAAACAACTACCAGTCAACAGGCAACGTGACGTCATGGGCATATGACGAAAGCCACAGATCGTCGGCGGCCAGCGTCAAAAGTGTGTAACTTTTAGGAAAAATTACAACAGTAGAGTTAACCAATTTTTAAGACCATCCACCTTTAACGATCCTAGTTGCTGACCAGATTTTCTGCTAATAACATCTGTTACCTGCATGTCtagactctctccctctcaagaTCTTAACTTGCATAATTAGAGATCTCCAAAAGGGGTCCCACTGTAAAAGTACTGTTGCTACTTTTTTTGGTAATGtttcactgagagagagagagagagagagagagagagagagagagagagagagagagagagagagagagagagggagagagagagtgagatagagagagagagagagagatagagacagagagagagagagagaggtgagagagagagaagagcgagagagatgagagagagagagaggggaggagagagagcgagaggagagagtgagaggagagagagatagaggagagggacagaggagagagagttggagagagagagaggagagagagagagtgagggtagagaaagagagagagagagagagagagagagagagagagagagagagagagagagagagagagagagagagattgctgATAATTATGTTGTTACCTTTgcagtttttaatttttaatttgtgCAGTATAGCACTTCCACTGTAAATTTCGTGGACATTTCTTGCAAACATAAAATGGCGCATTCTTTCCCGTACAACTATCACACAGAAACTTAATAATGTTATCTTCTGTGTGCAGATGACTATCTGATGCTTGTGGCCGCAGAGAAGGATATCTCCACTGACCCGTACATTTTGGTGGTCTGAAGTGGGAACAACATGTGATAGTGACCAAGAACCCTGacattattaacagctattgtgttttcagcgtagcaatagggtccgatatttagacgagacaagtataatgccgacgagtcgcattatacttgttcgagtctaaatatcggaccttattcccccctctgcttttTTACCTCGGTAAACTTGTAGAgatagttatttttcgataatgacccagcaaccaaacaaataacgacccagcaacagcctgaatcctcgatagcgcaatgggttgagaagctgttctgtgtcggtactacttttgcgactaaaaagttccgaacgctctaatgtacgaagtatacatctctggagccaacagtacaaacataccgcatttaaattaacaactacactgcttgaacacatgaatctccatgaaaatccatgagttcggttgttttctgaatctagatctgccgtgcacaaacgttcaacacaagcaaatttccaaggcaagtaactctcatactttgtctaccgacaagagtagttcccctttcaaatttcttttcactccgtttcttcgacaacagattgcaatccgacggtcagttacgcctcgatctgatatgatttcagctttctcgacattcagactgataaatgttgatatcacagtcaaatctaacgataactgatattttattagttcattcgaatacaacaaaaagaagtttgatttttttaaattttgaacaagactactcatgaagaagaccaaaacacaacataaacggaaaactagaaacaactgaagaactaggatgcaacaagggaaggagaagagaacagctaatcgcgagcagacggcagcgaagtttccagtttgggtgaatggcatttatacttgtctcgtcatgaagcgaatttttcaacctcagttataaacgactacatgaatgttagtgccatgggttgtacatcaatacttcagaggggaagtgggctatttagtgtggagttacgagataagaaaagccgaatgcgaaagtttgtgtcagtcggcaactgacacaggcacacatctttcgactttgggcattttgtggtgtttagggacagaaaataattgatttagtcctgtttcatcgggaagttagcagaaaagggtatgctatcgacatttgtaaagctgaaaaacattcccgagaagaatttcaagttgtcagtgtatgctgttgtcgattaagacatcgtgtggtacagatgagtaaaccggaaccatgggtctttgttattgccaatatgcttttggatattgggaaaaatggccgacttccgtagcattatgctttgatgatcggaagagaccatccaatcacagcccccgatttcccccacgtgtccatcagaattaacagctattgtgttttaagcGTAGCAATATGGTCCGATATTTAGAGGAGACAAGTATTATGTCGACGAGCTGAAGACGCGTCACATTATGGCTtgtcgagtctaaatatcggaccctattgctacgctgaaaacacaatagcgattatatagctgttatgaccttgatttgttgttccaaacttacaaaatgacagtttttgcgtcgatgcgttgatctcaggttttgatagcagacaaacttcttacgcgcatcatgttcgcgcagacatgcacaccgctacacgctttctgactttggaagaaaaactgactccaagtgcattcgatttcacaacacagttgttcaaacagctttttaagttgtcagtgtatgctgttgtcgattaaaacatcgtgtggtacagatgggtaaaccggaaccatgcgtctttgttattgccaatatacttttggatattggcaaaaatggccgacttccgtagcattatgctttgatgatcggaagagaccatccaatcacagcccccgaattcccccacgtgtccatcagaatagctatatagtgGTCTGAAGTCGGCACAAATGATGATACTTAATAGTGACCAAGAACCCTGACATTATAGTGGTCTGAAGTCGGCACAAATGATGATACTTAATAGTGACCAAGAACCCTGACATTATAGTGGTCTGAAGTCGGCACAAATGATGATACTTAATAGTGACCAAAGACCCTGACATTCTAGTGGTCTGAAGTGGGAACAACATGTGATAGTGACCTAGAACCCTGATATTATAGTGGTCTGAAGTCGGCACAAATGATGATACTTAATAGTGACCAAGAACCCTGACATTACAGTGGTCTGGAGTCAGCACAAATGATGATACTTAATAGTGACCAAAGACCCTGACATTCTAGTGGTCTGAAGTCGGCACAAATGATGATACGTAATAGTGACAATAGATCCTGacattattaacagctattgtgttttcagcgtagcaatagggtccgatatttagacgagacaagtataatgcgactcgtcttcgactcgtcgttcgagtctaaatatagGACCCTCAGTTTTGCtatgctgaaaacacaatagcgtttatattgtTATTCTGACATtatattctgtgttaaaatcatgtttttgtcaacaacaactaCATGAATGGTCCATTTCGTCGaatgcagacgacggtttagtgCGCAGATCCCTTTGCGCACGTAGCCACAGAAatcaccgaacattgaaaaccCACGGACACGTATACGAAGaagactcgagataaccggatgttttgcattacgtcaatatgccaAAATTCAAATGACGtcacgtatcatgcttgcttaCCTATGATTATTCTATGTTCGAAAGTCGGACTTCTATTGGGGATTCGCGTGacgaagactgcggtaaatctttAGATGATaggagaacaaggattgtctcagaagaaagtcaacgactgaatgtttcagaccggtaacttcatttcattattgcactatacaatggacgttccaTGGGGACAGGAGAGCTTGCTGATTGTATTTCATGTACGGtgagcaaaaaacaaaaaacaaaaaaagtaaatggcatcgtctgtcgactagtcacagaaacaaacctggcgaggtatgcgtgtactttatacacgtcgaagaaaccggaaccgtgcgtctttgttattgccgatatccttttggatatcggcaaaaaattaccaacttccgtagcgttaagctttgatgatcggaaaagggatgtgtgagaccatccaatcagagcccccgaattcccccacgtgtctatcagaatataTATAGTGGTCTGAAGTGGGCACACAATATAATACGTGATAGTGACCAAGGACCCTGACATTGTAGCGGTCTGGCGTCGGCACGACCTGTAATGGTGACCAAGAACTCTTATCTGTAGTGGTCTGAACTTGAGTGGATACAAAATATGATAACCAAGGACCCTTACATTGTGTGAAGTGGGCACAAAATATGACAGTTATACAATGACATCTTGTCCTGTGGCTTGTCCATGTTTGGTCTGCTGCCTGGCATCATCTGCTTTTAGCGCAAGAAGTGACGTTAGTTGCTAGTGTTTATACTAGAGCTTGTTTGTGGCAGGTTGTGTGCCTGGTCTTACCAGTGGTTTTATTTCTAATTTATTTCCAAAGAGACTTGCAagcgtgtgggtgtgtatgtgtgtgtgcgtgcgtgcgtccgtccgtgcgtgcgtgagtgcgtgcgtgcccgCGTGCATgccgcatgtgtgtgtgctatgggagagagagagagggagagagagagggagagagagagagagagagagagagagagagagagagagagagagagagagagagagagagagagagagagagaattgaattgaattgaattgaaatttattttacgagggtgacagaataagcaatatgtgaccctccaccacgaaatgagtcgcatatcacctcgcgcggttctgccctaggcttaatataagtccggggagtgtctggtaacagtgtgagggtcaccttagtcacaggcgtataactcaaacagttttctctcttttctaaaacggtattcaccactggatagagcatacaaaactctttaggaaaatgtaaaaatatgaaaatcatgcaaaggtgacatgcgactcattccgcggtggagggtcacatatatatgttaggcgcgtttgatcgatctgcgcgatcgcgcgatcgcgctgcgcgtttggtggatcgatcaaacgcgcacacatcgatcgatgtgtgcgcgtttgatcaatacaaagaatacaagaatcgttaaaacgcgcagctctcatatacttgcgcatttggacgatccgtCTCACAAATCACCTTTAATAGCAAATGATTTAAAAGTTCAGCTGTTTTCATGAGATGTCAGAGGGATGGACAGAGATGAGGAAGGAGGGATtggggggagagactgagagactaagagagagactgaaagagagagagaaagtgtgtgtgagagagagagagagagagaagagagagacagagagcagagaggagagagacagagaagagagagagagagagactgagactaagagagagagacagagagagagagagatcctgaGAGATTGagcgactaagagagagagagagagagagagagagagagagagagagagagggactaagagagagagacagagagagagaagagagagcgatagagagagagagagagactcagagagagagagagagagagagagagagagactgagaaactaagagagagagagagagaaacattaaaacatagaactttattacaggaaagatagcattaggtccgtagggcCTTTCTtccagctagtcctgatctaagcaaaatggttataataatcgaaatgggaatacataggaacaaactttttatgatgaaacgcagacacacgcaataatagtaatataagacataagatcataagagagagagagagagagagagagagagagagagagagagagagagagagacagagacagagacagagagacagagacagagagagagagagagagactgtttgAAAGATTGAGAGGCCtgacaacaaacaaatcaaaaacgttgttggggtatatttcggaacattcctgtatttaaaacttttcacttccggcgtgcgatgtgtgtgtgtggtagggacttactttgtgacagatcgtccaaatgcgcaagaGTATAAaagctgcgcgttttaacgattcttgtattctttgtagcctattctttgcatcgatcaaatgcgcacacatcgatcgatgtgtgcgcgtttgattgatccaccaaacgcgcagcgcgatcgcgcgatcgcgcagatcgatcaaacgcgcctaacatatacatgcttcttttcatccggccctcgcccattgaggggtaacaaacaagctgaaataaaagataagtttaactacaGTACAAATGAGATATTTATCATGATTCACATGttaagcaaccaataagacattttaagatgcactaggattgtttagcaatgcttgaaaagtatatatatatatatatacagaaaaatatgtgtttgtaaaaattttttttttaaatccttcatgaattatatataatcatgtttttcaatataatcagagagtacagttatattttgccagctgctagataatatttcttataagttttgtaaaagaaacagcatgtaatattccttgaatgatgtttcatgaattcgtaatttaattatatttggaatggcgttccacataattgctccagaatatgatagactcgacttgtacaggtcaattcttggagttggggtaattaatttgttacattttctataatgatttattttgaaagaGAATTTTATTTATAaatatttattcattttaaaaatttatagagagagagagagagtgaaagtgcgaatgtgtgtgtgctgtattagtgtgtgtgtgtgtgtgtgtgtgtgtgtgtgtgtgtgtgtgtgtgtatgtgtatgtgtgtgtgtgtgtgtgtgtgtgtgtgtgtgtgtgggaagggtTGAGTTGTGAGAATAAATATGTCCGAAAACAATATGTGCCAACATGAATGGCCTGAAAATGTAAAAGATCTTAACACTGATTCTTGACATTCTCATGATTGCTACTTGTTTGTCATTACTGACTTTGAAGGCACACACATAATAAAGACGACACAGACCTATGAGAATGTTTTGTGATATAATGTATTTTACTTGTATATTTATATCGTCTTTCGTACATAATTTCtgagtgtatatatatgttcgaACACAATTAAACCAACCAACTTTCAAAAGTGCGTGAATTCTTGACTTCTGTCACCGTTCGTGTGAACTGAAAGAATTGTCTTTGACATAACCAATGCATATATCAAATTGTGTGCACATTTGTTGTTATCAaaaaacaatataaaaaaaCTGTTTAACACTTTGACAAAATACTCACGTACATCAACAGAAAAATGACTAACCGCGGCATATCTGATACTGattaaaaccggcacggttggccaagtggtaaggcgtccgccccgtgatcgggaggtcgtgggttcaaatcccggccgggtcatacctaagactttaaaattggcaatatagtggctgctccgcctggcgtctggcattatggggttagtgctaggactggttggtccggtgtcagaataatctgtgctgcgacttctgtcctgtgcgtggcgcacgttatatgtcaaagcaacaccgccctgatatggcccttcgtggtcggctgggtgttaagcaaacaaacaaacaaacaaaatactgaTTAAAACAGACCACTTTcgcaaaacacacgcacaacacgATAACATATCCAGCCCAAACGCCATCGGCCTCTATTCTATACAAATAAATAACGATGGGGTGGAGGTagggatcggggggggggggggggggttagggggCGGGGCGGGGTTAGGGGGACGGGTAGGAGTCGGAGGCGTTGGTTAGACGGCCCAGGAGGGAGGATTTAAAGGCATGcttctcccccgaaagcggcgtatggcttcGTAAGTGGcaggtcatacacgtaaagaaACGCGAGTGTGCGTGGGATTTTCAACCCAtagacgcagaagaagaagaagaaacgcaTGCTTCTAACCACCAGACAAAAACGATAACAACTATATCATCTAGATTTCCGACACTGTGAATACAAAATCAGGATGTCACTGAAGTGGCTGTCATAACGTTTTAAGAATAAACATTGATAGTATAATCTGTCTTTGCCGAAACAGATAAAAACGGTCTGCCGTGTTTAACTTACTTACGCATGGTCTTCTGGATCTCCATGACACCTGTTTCGCCTTTCTTACTGAGCCCTGTCAGAGCGCTGTTAATGCTCAGCTTTGTGGTAAACAAAATCCCCAAATATCTGTAGGGCTTAAGCATTTGTTACTGTAAGTTCTACATTCCCGTAACACCAATTTTCAGTA
This region of Littorina saxatilis isolate snail1 linkage group LG8, US_GU_Lsax_2.0, whole genome shotgun sequence genomic DNA includes:
- the LOC138972187 gene encoding uncharacterized protein isoform X2, yielding MEFLQYRRFSWWVLLTTVSALNTFCNASKHMTNTGQPVEKDESSNTTRVVVPAVSAVVIIILAVVVVIVCVRGCARRTQPGDQNLVPSRSNLSHNDDVMRHQAASGNNYQSTGNVTSWAYDESHRSSAASVKNDYLMLVAAEKDISTDPYILVV